TGTGACGTTTTTCTATTTCTAAAACAGCTATCTTTTTTATTTTATAATATAAATCTTTAGCCGAAACAACCTGACCACTGCGTGAAGCTATTTTTTGTCCATCAAGAGTTAAAAAACCGTAGGCCAAGTGATAACAATTTTGAGCTTGTTTAAAACCCATTAATTCTAAAGTTTTAAATAATTGCTTTAAATATAATTCCTGTCTAACGTCAACCACATAAATTGATTGATCAATTTTAAATTTTTTAAATTTAATCTGGGCTAAGGCCAAATCTTTAGTTGAATATAAACTTGAACCATCTGATTTTAATAATAGAAATGTGCCTAAATTATACTTTTCTAAATCTACTACAATCGCCCCTTCTGATTTTTTAGCTATTCCCTGTTTAACTAATAATTGAACTAAATTTTTACCAGGTTTTTCCATGTCTGATTCAAAAAATTCTTCATCAAATTTTATTTTCAATAAATCATAAATTTTAGCAAACTCTTTCAAGCTTAATTCGCAAGTTGTCTTCCAAATTCTTTTTAAATCTTTGTCCCCTGCTTCTATTTTTTTTAAAGTGTCATCAACTTGTTTTTTAAATTCCGGTTGTTCTTCTAATTTTAAATTTGCCTTAACATAAAGTTCGGCTAGCCAACTATCAATATTTTCTATGGGAATTTTTTGATCTGTAAGGTTGGTAAAATACCATAACCATTTAGCTACATGGGCTCCGATATCGCCGTGATAATTTGCTCGTATAATTTTATAACCATCAAACTCCAACAAATTTGCCACACTGGCTGACAAAAATATATTACGTAAATGACCAACATGCAAGGCTTTATGCGTGTTGGCCTGGCCAAAACCTTCAATCATAATTTTATCTTTTTTCTTTACGCCTTGTCCGT
The Patescibacteria group bacterium DNA segment above includes these coding regions:
- the argS gene encoding arginine--tRNA ligase — translated: MYSSYKFVQEIEHKIKNFLIEKFPSLSGDDLVIIFNKPPQIQLGDLSLKCFDLARKVDLKPNELANLIGSLKLNDLVEKIAVAGPYVNFYLNKNKFSRAILSDVLKNENYGQGVKKKDKIMIEGFGQANTHKALHVGHLRNIFLSASVANLLEFDGYKIIRANYHGDIGAHVAKWLWYFTNLTDQKIPIENIDSWLAELYVKANLKLEEQPEFKKQVDDTLKKIEAGDKDLKRIWKTTCELSLKEFAKIYDLLKIKFDEEFFESDMEKPGKNLVQLLVKQGIAKKSEGAIVVDLEKYNLGTFLLLKSDGSSLYSTKDLALAQIKFKKFKIDQSIYVVDVRQELYLKQLFKTLELMGFKQAQNCYHLAYGFLTLDGQKIASRSGQVVSAKDLYYKIKKIAVLEIEKRHNVIKDEIDKIADQITLASLKFGMLKFSPEINNDYDSVKATQFEGDTGPYLQYAGVRIKSILNKTDVKSNKNLPELKNLQPNEWQIIQDLYDFQLIIRKASQDYNPAILTSYLLKLAKDFSSFYEACSILEAENEERKIWRLNLIQAVYRVLNTGLNLLGIEMPEKM